ACTTGACGAAACTCATCAAAGATTACAAAAAGACCGAAGAGGGAACAGTGTGAGTTTGAATGTACCAATGAATATTCTCAACACATCGTATGACTTAAAATATTAGGACGTTTTTACAAACAATTATCTATTGATGCAGCATATTGAATAATTACTTGATATGGCAAACGGTACGTTCGTTAACAGCGTATTTATCAAAGCCATTCCGAGACGCTTATAAGGGATTAAATAAAGCCCTGATTGGATCGGAAGGCGGGGATGAGCCATGGCGATATTGTGTTAGTGACACAAACAACGTTATGGGCTTTGCAATCGGTGCAATGTTTGTGCGTGAGGTATTCCATGGGCAGAGTAAAACTATGGTGAGAAATTTTGCATATCAAACGTAGTTTTACTGATAGTTTTGATCGATAGTTTTGCATATTTCTAGGCCGAGGGAATGATAGATGAAATTCGTCGAGCATTTACGCAAAATCTAAAAAATCACGAATGGATGGATGCCGAGACGAGAAAATCTGCGGAAGAGAAAGCTAACGCGATTACAGACATGATTGGGTTCCCAGACTACATTCTTACCGCGAGCGAATTGGACGATCGTTACAAAGATCTAACGATAAAAGTGAATGAGTATTTCTGGAACAATATCAGGGTGAATcagtataatttgaaaaggaacttggaaaaattagacAAACCAGTAAACAAAACTTCTTGGATAATGACACCGACCACCGTAAACGCCTACTACACTCCAACAAAAAATCAGATAGTTTTTCCAGCAGGGATTCTACAAAGTCCATTTTACGACACTCAAAATCCTAAGAGTCTTAATTTTGGCGGAATGGGTGTAGTTATGGGACACGAGCTTACCCATGCATTTGATGATCAAGGTaagcgataaattttattctaccTGTAATTGTAGGTGATGAAATAGTCGAATAACTATTACCGCATTTTCTAGGAAGGGAATATGACTTACATGGGAATCTACATAAGTGGTGGAATAATGCTACAATTGATAGGTTCAAAAACAGGACTGAATGCCTCGTCGAGCAGTAcaacaaatttgaaatcaaaGGAAGGCATATTAATGGCAGGCAAACACTAGGTAACTAATTCGAGACACTAGACAAGTTCCATAGAAGTATCAATTCTTCGAAATGCTACAAGCAATCTTACAAGTTTATGTGATAAATgtgttcatttctttttcctaatATAGGTGAAAATATCGCAGATAATGGAGGACTGACCGCAGCGTACCATGCATACCTATCGACACCTAAGAGCTACAAAGATCAACTTCCCTTACCTGGCCTGAATCTGACTCATcggcaattattttttgtcagctTTGCCCAGGTGTGTAAAAATTGCTTTGATATATTTGCATGAAATACTTAGCTCTATGCCAGTATTTGTTTACTCACCGACAACCATGATTTCAGGTCTGGTGTTCCGCAGCAATGTCGGAGACAGTGGGCTTACAGGTAGAAAAGGATTCTCACTGCTCTTCCAAGTATAGGGTAGTAGGTCCATTGTCGAACTCTCCAGAGTTTGCAGCTGAGTTTAACTGTCCTAAGGGTTCGAAAATGAATCCTGTTGATAAGTGTGAAGTATGGTAATGAGATGCATAAGTCGCTGTCTCTAAATGACAGCCAGTTTAGAAGAATCTAAGCACGAGTTGATAGCCTTTTTCTTACCCCAATACATTGGAAATGGTCTAAGGTTCTTGATGAAAAACAGAGACAGTTTAGTAGACAGTTTTTTCACCTAACTATTGTAAAACAATGTGGCGATCGTTTTATTTGCCCCTTCCAAGTccatctgaaaaataaagttttaATTTATAAGCTGAATTAGAGTTGggtaaatcaatcgatcggaATTGGTTGGATTCGGTTGAGGAGCAGGAAGAAATCATATGGAGTAAAATATCCGTATTAATCGCGCTGTTACTATTCTATCATTCAATTGTGAAATAAGCGAATTGATTTGATTGTCAGTTACAGATTCAGAGTATGTGTACGCCTCAGAAGCAAATTAAAGCCACAAGCATTTTTTAATCGGTGAATCGACCCATTAATTTGAAGTACAAGCTGGAACTCTGGAAAATTCTTTCCATATGTGAATACAGAGAAGTAAATATGGTCTAAATATACA
This region of Athalia rosae chromosome 7, iyAthRosa1.1, whole genome shotgun sequence genomic DNA includes:
- the LOC105685665 gene encoding endothelin-converting enzyme homolog isoform X6; this encodes MTRYKQAEFEDEDSSSIGSVALNSEGISTSATHIRYHTGTTLWRARSTMEKCLVVTCTALLFMVIVMSIVISSKSGWDNAQILHVTSHGDDGTHCLTEHCVVVASSIISSIDKSMDPCDDFYEYACGGWLKQNPIPSGKGTWGTFDKLEQKNQLVVKTVLEKPSIEFKSKAERKAKLYYMSCMDANETIEALGAKPMISLLQTVGGWSISGDFNVTTWSLQNSMHILQNKYNMRGLFSWSVNEDDKNSSQHIIQIDQGGLTLPTTDNYLNKTENAKLLAEYLEYMTKIGVLLGGEENTTRKHMQDIIDFETKLAEITIPQAERRDEEKLYNLMPLSELQEQAPFMSWVEYFQNAMRLVSKKVNSKIMIVNYAPEYFVNLTKLIKDYKKTEEGTVILNNYLIWQTVRSLTAYLSKPFRDAYKGLNKALIGSEGGDEPWRYCVSDTNNVMGFAIGAMFVREVFHGQSKTMAEGMIDEIRRAFTQNLKNHEWMDAETRKSAEEKANAITDMIGFPDYILTASELDDRYKDLTIKVNEYFWNNIRVNQYNLKRNLEKLDKPVNKTSWIMTPTTVNAYYTPTKNQIVFPAGILQSPFYDTQNPKSLNFGGMGVVMGHELTHAFDDQGREYDLHGNLHKWWNNATIDRFKNRTECLVEQYNKFEIKGRHINGRQTLGENIADNGGLTAAYHAYLSTPKSYKDQLPLPGLNLTHRQLFFVSFAQVWCSAAMSETVGLQVEKDSHCSSKYRVVGPLSNSPEFAAEFNCPKGSKMNPVDKCEVW
- the LOC105685665 gene encoding endothelin-converting enzyme homolog isoform X1; amino-acid sequence: MGKSLIFQMTRYKQAEFEDEDSSSIGSVALNSEGISTSATHIRYHTSGVVQGTTLWRARSTMEKCLVVTCTALLFMVIVMSIVISSKSGWDNAQILHVTSHGDDGTHCLTEHCVVVASSIISSIDKSMDPCDDFYEYACGGWLKQNPIPSGKGTWGTFDKLEQKNQLVVKTVLEKPSIEFKSKAERKAKLYYMSCMDANETIEALGAKPMISLLQTVGGWSISGDFNVTTWSLQNSMHILQNKYNMRGLFSWSVNEDDKNSSQHIIQIDQGGLTLPTTDNYLNKTENAKLLAEYLEYMTKIGVLLGGEENTTRKHMQDIIDFETKLAEITIPQAERRDEEKLYNLMPLSELQEQAPFMSWVEYFQNAMRLVSKKVNSKIMIVNYAPEYFVNLTKLIKDYKKTEEGTVILNNYLIWQTVRSLTAYLSKPFRDAYKGLNKALIGSEGGDEPWRYCVSDTNNVMGFAIGAMFVREVFHGQSKTMAEGMIDEIRRAFTQNLKNHEWMDAETRKSAEEKANAITDMIGFPDYILTASELDDRYKDLTIKVNEYFWNNIRVNQYNLKRNLEKLDKPVNKTSWIMTPTTVNAYYTPTKNQIVFPAGILQSPFYDTQNPKSLNFGGMGVVMGHELTHAFDDQGREYDLHGNLHKWWNNATIDRFKNRTECLVEQYNKFEIKGRHINGRQTLGENIADNGGLTAAYHAYLSTPKSYKDQLPLPGLNLTHRQLFFVSFAQVWCSAAMSETVGLQVEKDSHCSSKYRVVGPLSNSPEFAAEFNCPKGSKMNPVDKCEVW
- the LOC105685665 gene encoding endothelin-converting enzyme homolog isoform X2, which translates into the protein MSVKMTRYKQAEFEDEDSSSIGSVALNSEGISTSATHIRYHTSGVVQGTTLWRARSTMEKCLVVTCTALLFMVIVMSIVISSKSGWDNAQILHVTSHGDDGTHCLTEHCVVVASSIISSIDKSMDPCDDFYEYACGGWLKQNPIPSGKGTWGTFDKLEQKNQLVVKTVLEKPSIEFKSKAERKAKLYYMSCMDANETIEALGAKPMISLLQTVGGWSISGDFNVTTWSLQNSMHILQNKYNMRGLFSWSVNEDDKNSSQHIIQIDQGGLTLPTTDNYLNKTENAKLLAEYLEYMTKIGVLLGGEENTTRKHMQDIIDFETKLAEITIPQAERRDEEKLYNLMPLSELQEQAPFMSWVEYFQNAMRLVSKKVNSKIMIVNYAPEYFVNLTKLIKDYKKTEEGTVILNNYLIWQTVRSLTAYLSKPFRDAYKGLNKALIGSEGGDEPWRYCVSDTNNVMGFAIGAMFVREVFHGQSKTMAEGMIDEIRRAFTQNLKNHEWMDAETRKSAEEKANAITDMIGFPDYILTASELDDRYKDLTIKVNEYFWNNIRVNQYNLKRNLEKLDKPVNKTSWIMTPTTVNAYYTPTKNQIVFPAGILQSPFYDTQNPKSLNFGGMGVVMGHELTHAFDDQGREYDLHGNLHKWWNNATIDRFKNRTECLVEQYNKFEIKGRHINGRQTLGENIADNGGLTAAYHAYLSTPKSYKDQLPLPGLNLTHRQLFFVSFAQVWCSAAMSETVGLQVEKDSHCSSKYRVVGPLSNSPEFAAEFNCPKGSKMNPVDKCEVW
- the LOC105685665 gene encoding endothelin-converting enzyme homolog isoform X3 — protein: MGKSLIFQMTRYKQAEFEDEDSSSIGSVALNSEGISTSATHIRYHTGTTLWRARSTMEKCLVVTCTALLFMVIVMSIVISSKSGWDNAQILHVTSHGDDGTHCLTEHCVVVASSIISSIDKSMDPCDDFYEYACGGWLKQNPIPSGKGTWGTFDKLEQKNQLVVKTVLEKPSIEFKSKAERKAKLYYMSCMDANETIEALGAKPMISLLQTVGGWSISGDFNVTTWSLQNSMHILQNKYNMRGLFSWSVNEDDKNSSQHIIQIDQGGLTLPTTDNYLNKTENAKLLAEYLEYMTKIGVLLGGEENTTRKHMQDIIDFETKLAEITIPQAERRDEEKLYNLMPLSELQEQAPFMSWVEYFQNAMRLVSKKVNSKIMIVNYAPEYFVNLTKLIKDYKKTEEGTVILNNYLIWQTVRSLTAYLSKPFRDAYKGLNKALIGSEGGDEPWRYCVSDTNNVMGFAIGAMFVREVFHGQSKTMAEGMIDEIRRAFTQNLKNHEWMDAETRKSAEEKANAITDMIGFPDYILTASELDDRYKDLTIKVNEYFWNNIRVNQYNLKRNLEKLDKPVNKTSWIMTPTTVNAYYTPTKNQIVFPAGILQSPFYDTQNPKSLNFGGMGVVMGHELTHAFDDQGREYDLHGNLHKWWNNATIDRFKNRTECLVEQYNKFEIKGRHINGRQTLGENIADNGGLTAAYHAYLSTPKSYKDQLPLPGLNLTHRQLFFVSFAQVWCSAAMSETVGLQVEKDSHCSSKYRVVGPLSNSPEFAAEFNCPKGSKMNPVDKCEVW
- the LOC105685665 gene encoding endothelin-converting enzyme homolog isoform X4; the protein is MTRYKQAEFEDEDSSSIGSVALNSEGISTSATHIRYHTSGVVQGTTLWRARSTMEKCLVVTCTALLFMVIVMSIVISSKSGWDNAQILHVTSHGDDGTHCLTEHCVVVASSIISSIDKSMDPCDDFYEYACGGWLKQNPIPSGKGTWGTFDKLEQKNQLVVKTVLEKPSIEFKSKAERKAKLYYMSCMDANETIEALGAKPMISLLQTVGGWSISGDFNVTTWSLQNSMHILQNKYNMRGLFSWSVNEDDKNSSQHIIQIDQGGLTLPTTDNYLNKTENAKLLAEYLEYMTKIGVLLGGEENTTRKHMQDIIDFETKLAEITIPQAERRDEEKLYNLMPLSELQEQAPFMSWVEYFQNAMRLVSKKVNSKIMIVNYAPEYFVNLTKLIKDYKKTEEGTVILNNYLIWQTVRSLTAYLSKPFRDAYKGLNKALIGSEGGDEPWRYCVSDTNNVMGFAIGAMFVREVFHGQSKTMAEGMIDEIRRAFTQNLKNHEWMDAETRKSAEEKANAITDMIGFPDYILTASELDDRYKDLTIKVNEYFWNNIRVNQYNLKRNLEKLDKPVNKTSWIMTPTTVNAYYTPTKNQIVFPAGILQSPFYDTQNPKSLNFGGMGVVMGHELTHAFDDQGREYDLHGNLHKWWNNATIDRFKNRTECLVEQYNKFEIKGRHINGRQTLGENIADNGGLTAAYHAYLSTPKSYKDQLPLPGLNLTHRQLFFVSFAQVWCSAAMSETVGLQVEKDSHCSSKYRVVGPLSNSPEFAAEFNCPKGSKMNPVDKCEVW
- the LOC105685665 gene encoding endothelin-converting enzyme homolog isoform X5, which codes for MSVKMTRYKQAEFEDEDSSSIGSVALNSEGISTSATHIRYHTGTTLWRARSTMEKCLVVTCTALLFMVIVMSIVISSKSGWDNAQILHVTSHGDDGTHCLTEHCVVVASSIISSIDKSMDPCDDFYEYACGGWLKQNPIPSGKGTWGTFDKLEQKNQLVVKTVLEKPSIEFKSKAERKAKLYYMSCMDANETIEALGAKPMISLLQTVGGWSISGDFNVTTWSLQNSMHILQNKYNMRGLFSWSVNEDDKNSSQHIIQIDQGGLTLPTTDNYLNKTENAKLLAEYLEYMTKIGVLLGGEENTTRKHMQDIIDFETKLAEITIPQAERRDEEKLYNLMPLSELQEQAPFMSWVEYFQNAMRLVSKKVNSKIMIVNYAPEYFVNLTKLIKDYKKTEEGTVILNNYLIWQTVRSLTAYLSKPFRDAYKGLNKALIGSEGGDEPWRYCVSDTNNVMGFAIGAMFVREVFHGQSKTMAEGMIDEIRRAFTQNLKNHEWMDAETRKSAEEKANAITDMIGFPDYILTASELDDRYKDLTIKVNEYFWNNIRVNQYNLKRNLEKLDKPVNKTSWIMTPTTVNAYYTPTKNQIVFPAGILQSPFYDTQNPKSLNFGGMGVVMGHELTHAFDDQGREYDLHGNLHKWWNNATIDRFKNRTECLVEQYNKFEIKGRHINGRQTLGENIADNGGLTAAYHAYLSTPKSYKDQLPLPGLNLTHRQLFFVSFAQVWCSAAMSETVGLQVEKDSHCSSKYRVVGPLSNSPEFAAEFNCPKGSKMNPVDKCEVW